A segment of the Mogibacterium diversum genome:
CGAGTACTTTATCACCAGGTTTTGGACTTAGCATTTCCACACATCTTAGCGAAGAAGTGCTTTGAACTGTAAACATCCCACTTCTGAACTCTGGGATATTAACTATTGAACCATTTTCTATTATTATCCCATTTCGAGAAAATGGATTATCTCTAACTTTTATATCTCTAGTTGATAGGCATTTTTTTAAGTCTTCACGATTACAAATTAATGAATTCACTCTTATGTTAAGCTCGGGTATATCGTAAAGACCTTTGATAATCTCCTCTATCTTCCCTTCACCATATTGCTTAGAGATAAACCTGACAAGATGGTACGGAAAGGAATATTTATATGAAAATGACTCTAGGATATCTTCGGAATCAGGAATTAATAATATTGCACCTTCACGTTCAAAAGTTCTAAGCATACCATTGATAAAACCTTTTACTGATGGTGAAATATTTTCAGCAAGAGTGACAGCTTCATTGACAGCTGCATAGTTTGGAATCGAGTCCATTTTTGCCATTGCATACATGCCCATACGCAAAATAATTAAATTCTTTTTCTTAATTCCCTTGATACCATTCTTTGCTAATCTATCAATATTATAATCTAAAAGGATTGTATCCCGTATAACACCCTTAGACATAACACGAACGAAGCCCTGTGAGGATACTTCATGTTCCTTAAGCGCTTCGTTAATCGCAAGATTCGAGTATGAATTATCGCAGTATACACTACGAAGTACATCATATACTGCATACCAATCATTGTTCATCAGTCTCTATTTCCTCTAATCAGAAGAACTCTAATTAGTGCTGCCGCCGCAGTGGCTAATGCAGCAACATATGTCATCGCTGCAGCACTTAGAACTCTTTTGCTTCCAGCGTAATCAGAATCATCGACAAGATTTAGTGCTTTCATCTGCTGTAGAG
Coding sequences within it:
- the rsmB gene encoding 16S rRNA (cytosine(967)-C(5))-methyltransferase RsmB; this translates as MNNDWYAVYDVLRSVYCDNSYSNLAINEALKEHEVSSQGFVRVMSKGVIRDTILLDYNIDRLAKNGIKGIKKKNLIILRMGMYAMAKMDSIPNYAAVNEAVTLAENISPSVKGFINGMLRTFEREGAILLIPDSEDILESFSYKYSFPYHLVRFISKQYGEGKIEEIIKGLYDIPELNIRVNSLICNREDLKKCLSTRDIKVRDNPFSRNGIIIENGSIVNIPEFRSGMFTVQSTSSLRCVEMLSPKPGDKVLDICAAPGGKTTAMAELMNNTGEIFACDIHEHRVKLINELSKRLGISCIKTKVMDATLYDKSLSERFDKVLADVPCSGLGVIAGKPELKLHVNLNELPGLYEIQYSILKNAFMYLKPGGELVYSTCTINKRENEQIVSRLCNSFENSSIVEYNSILPYNKQVGFYYCKISKCNNL